A region of the Paracoccus pantotrophus genome:
CCGCCGCCTGGGCGTCCGAGAATACCGAATGCCTGACCCAGGACATCGAGGCGGCCAAGGCGCTGCTGGACGAGGCGGGCTGGACCGTCGGTGCCGGCGGCATCCGCGAAAAGGACGGCAAGCGGCTTACGCTGCTGTTCCAGACCTCGGTCAACGCGGTGCGGCAGGACTTCCAGGCGCTGATCAAGCAATGGTGGTCCGAGATCGGCGTCGAGACCGAGCTGAAGGTGGTGGACCCCTCGGTCTTTTTCGGCGGCGACGCGGGCTCGCCCGACACGTTCCAGAAATTCTATGCCGATGTCGAGATGTATGCCAACAACTTCGAAGGCTCGAACCCCGAGCCCTATCTGGCGCGTCAGACCTGCGACAAGGCGCCGGGGCCGGAAAACCAGTGGCAGGGCGAGAACACCAGCCGCTATTGCGACCCGGAATACGACCGGCTGATCGGCGAGATGACGCAGATCGTCGACCCGGCCGAGCGCGGCGCCATGGGCCGGCGCCTGAACGAGATGCTGACCCGCGACAGCAACGCCATCATCCCGCTGGTCTATCGCGGCACCACCTCGGCCGTGTCGAACGCGCTGGGCGGCGTCAAGCTGAACGCCTGGGACAGCGAATTGTGGAACGTCGCCGACTGGCATCGCGTGAAGTGACGCGGCGATGCTGAGCTTTGCCCTGCGCCGGCTGCTGCTGGCGGTGCCGACGCTGCTGTTCATCTCGCTGGTGATCTTCCTGCTGCTCGAGGCCTCGCCCGGCGATCCCTTGGGCGACGTGCCGCTGACCGTGCCGCCCGAGGTCAAGGAGCGGATGCGCGAGGCGCTCGGTCTCGGGCAGGCCTGGTATGTCCGCTACGCGCTGTGGCTGAAGCAGTTCTTCTGGGTCGAGCCGCTTTACTGGTTCGACCGCGTCTTCGGCACCGGCTTCAGCCAGGGTATGCAGCGCATCATCAGCTTCCAGAGCCGCAGCCCGGTCTTCGACGTGATCGCCGAGCGGCTGCCGCAGACGCTGACCGTCGTCGGCCTGTCCTACCTGGTCGGCGTGATGATCGCGCTGCCGATCGGCATCGTCTCGGCCTATCGGCAATATTCCTGGTTCGACCAGATCGGCACCTTCGTCTCGATGGTCGGCTTCTCGCTGCCGACCTTCTTTACCGGGGTGGTGTTCATCATCGTCTTCGGCATCAAGCTGCAATGGTTCCCGTCGATCTACGACACCACGCATCGGGTGACGGATTGGGACAGCTTCCTGGTGCAGCTGCGGCAGATGGCGATGCCGGTCGCGGTGCTGGCGCTGTACAACGCGGCGCAGATCAGCCGCTTCATGCGCGCCTCCATGCTGGACAACCTGCGCCAGGATTACGTGCGCACCGCCCGCGCCAAGGGCCTGTCCGAACGCGTCGTGGTGCTGAAGCATGTGCTGAGGAACAGCCTGATCCCGGTGGTGACGGTGATCGCGCTGGGGCTGCCGGCAGTCTTCGGCGGCGCCATCATCACCGAGCAGGTGTTCAAGGTGAACGGGCTGGGGCAGCTCTTG
Encoded here:
- a CDS encoding ABC transporter permease — protein: MLSFALRRLLLAVPTLLFISLVIFLLLEASPGDPLGDVPLTVPPEVKERMREALGLGQAWYVRYALWLKQFFWVEPLYWFDRVFGTGFSQGMQRIISFQSRSPVFDVIAERLPQTLTVVGLSYLVGVMIALPIGIVSAYRQYSWFDQIGTFVSMVGFSLPTFFTGVVFIIVFGIKLQWFPSIYDTTHRVTDWDSFLVQLRQMAMPVAVLALYNAAQISRFMRASMLDNLRQDYVRTARAKGLSERVVVLKHVLRNSLIPVVTVIALGLPAVFGGAIITEQVFKVNGLGQLLILAIHANDMPMVMTLTFIFAVLIVSFTLIADLLYGVLDPRIRYD